A window of Eriocheir sinensis breed Jianghai 21 chromosome 39, ASM2467909v1, whole genome shotgun sequence genomic DNA:
CGTGCGAGGCCGAGGGCGGCCTGAGCGTGCCGTTGGCCGCGCTCAAAAAGAAGGACGGCAGCAAGACCGTCCAGCTGCGCTGCAGCTCTGGCAGGAGGACCCTGCTGAAGGCCGCGATGACGCTTGGGAAGTTCATCGACAGCCTCGAGTTCCTGCACTTTTCGCTGCACTGTGACAGCCGAGACTCGAGGGTTGCCTACACCAGCATGCGGTGCAACGGGCACCGCTGCGTTGAGGCGGCACGGCGTACTGAGGCAAATGGCGTGAAAGACGTCAGTGCCCCCACCAAAGCTACGACTACCCCACCAGATGATGCCAGAGAGATCACAAAAGCTTCAGTTATCCCGGCAGGTGATGCCAGACCCATCACCAAAGACTCAGCCACCGAGGAAGGTGATGCCAGACCCATCACCAAAGACTCAGCCACCGAGGAAGGTGATGCCAGACCCATCACCAAAGACTCAGCCACCCAGGAAGGTGATGCCAGACCCATCACCAAAGACTCAGCCACCCAGGAAGGTGATGCCAGACCCATCACCAAAGACTCAGCCACCGAGGAAGGTGATGCCAGACCCATCACCAAAGACTCAGCCACCGAGGAAGGTGATGCCAGACCCATCACCAAAGACTCAGCCACCCAGGAAGGTGATGCCAGACCCATCACCAAAGACTCAGTCACCGAGGCAGGTGATGACAGCCACATCACCATGGCCTCAACCACCGAGGTAGGTGGTGACAGCCACATCACCAAGGCCTCAACCACCGAGGCAGGTGATGACAGCCACATCACCAAGGCCTCAACCACCGAGGCAGGTGGTGACAGCCACATCACCAAGGCCTCAACCACCGAGGCAGGTGATGACAGCAGCATCACCAAGGCCTCAACCACCGAGGCAGGTGATGACAGCAGCATCACCAAGGCCTCAACCACTGAGGCAGGTGATGACAGCCACATCACCAAGGCCTCAACCACTGAGGCAGGTAATGACAGCCACATCACCAAGGCCTCAACCACCGAGGCAGGTGATGACAGCCACATCACCAAGGCCTCAACCACTGAGGCAGGTAATGACAGCCACATCACCAAGGCCTCAACCACCGAGGCAGGTGATGACAGCCACATCACCAAGGCCTCAACCACCGAGGCAGGTGATGAAAGCGCCCCGACCTCTGCCTCAGGTAATAAGGTCAATGGTGTGAAGGAAGCCAGTGTGGTGATGACCCAGGCCTCGAACTGTGAGGTCAATGACGTGAGGGAAACCAGCGGAACGGCCCAAGACTACACCAACCAGTCTCTCCGCCGCCGGAAGGTCAAGAAGCCCAAACGGAGCGCCCGCAGAAGGGATACCGTGATTCCCAGGAGACACGCAGCACCTTGCACATGGACGGACGCATTTGTTGACGTCACAGCGATCTGTGCCGTCGTCGTGTCCGGCGTCCTGGCGTACTACACGTGCTGTTGAGGCGCCGCCACGCCCGCCCGGAGGCCTTGTTGGGCACGGGCAGTGAAACCTTTACGTCTTACTTGAGATGATTCTGGCACGGGCCAttgtctcatctctttctctatccctatCTCCATTACTACTCTTTTTTGCATTCTGTATATTgtcacaatttctctctctctctctctctcgaatcgcAACTGGTGACTTCCAAAGCAAAAAACTTCCTTTacacttctcttctcccttttctttctcctcttcctcctcctcctcctccttttcacattggaaaagagacgactgcggggagacatgatacaagtctgtaagtacctgaacaagctcagcaatgttgatcactccaaactcttcacgttacaaaactaacccgaggacaagaaacaatggaaaacaaTCCAAGCatagcgatgcaataccgacatcggcaggagttatttctcgaatagagtggttcgccactggaacagccttcctgcagaagtagttagcgctgagacaatcaactccttcaagaaacgcattgatcgacaATTTGCTACATCGGGAGagaactgaatgtatccaagcgtaggtacacaagtgctttaatccttccctcaagccactcctgtggctgacggattgattaaatcattgagagcaggcagccttgtaatgagccaacaggctttctgctgcctgctcgtccatgtttcctcttcctcccctccaacaTTCAGTCCCTATCCTGCCCTCCATCACGTGTCGTCCCAAACATTTCCAACTCAGCTTGTATCATATTTCTCATTAACTCGTAACTCTGAAAACATACGGGGCGCCTccctcaatacacacacacacacacactaacataaaccaaaaaacagacaaacagaggcgagcatacacagacacgcagacagacagacaaacaagcaaacagagaAACATACAGATAAAAACAGCGAACGAACGAACATACTATAAGCGCACGACCTAGgacaatgattctctctctctctctctctctctctctctctctctctctctctctctctctctctctctctctctctctctctctctctctctctctctctctctctctctctctctctctctctctcaaagcctcCGCCCCGTCATAACTTTTAATATCACGTGTCTGTAAATGGAGAGGTGAAGGACGCGAGCGGAgagacaagggaggaagaggagggaaggagagaagggagggaagagaaggtggaagtgTGAGAGGTGACAGATGGAGTAAAGTGGAGGAgcagaagagtggaggaaggtgATGAGGAACGCAGAGGTGAGATCATGAAGAAGGTGCATAAGAGAATGGAAGTAAAGTATATTATAAATTGTTGTAAAGTATGTTATAAGTGCAGTTAAGTATATAAAACCGAGAGGAAGACTGAAGGTGTGTAAGAATGAGCGAGAAAccgggaaaaagggagaataaaagagaataatttAGAATAAGAGCATGGGGGAAGTGGAGATGctagataggaagagagggaaaacggAAAGAGAGTGAAATAAAGAGGATGTGAACAGACAGAACGAGAGCATAAAGCTGAATaacacaaagaaaagggaagaatacaTGACAAAATGGAAATGGCGGGAaacaaataagggaaaaaagaactAAAGATGCATGACAAGTATGGAGCGAAGAACAGTgctaaggaggagggaggaggagggaaaggaggaagagagaggacaaggcgaggaataaaaagaggaagaaggaggtagaaggaTGAGGGGGgggtaagaaggggaagggggtaagaaggggagggggataaggagaaggggagggggtaagaaggaggggaggggagtaagaAGGGGAAGGGTATAAGAAGgaggggataaggaagggagggtaaggagggaaagtgggtaaggagggaaggtaagaagggaggggatgaggagaagggaggggtcaggaggaggaggagggaagggtataagaagggagggataaggagaaggaggggtggtaaggaggaaggggaggatgaggagaagggagggtcaggaggagggagtaagaaggggaaggatataagaaggggagggggataaggagaaggggagggggtaagaaggaggggaagtgggtaaggaggggaaaggggtaagaaggggagggggataaggagaaggggaggagataaggagaaggagagggggtacggaggagggggaggggtatcaGGCTTCAGGCGGTGACAGTGTGTGGGACAAAAGACAGCACACAAGAGACGCTGAAGACGGAGAACACACGTCGAGGTGACAATAGACGCGGAGTGCGGACTGAGGAACAGGaggagcgtctctctctctctctctctctctctctctctctctctctctctctctctctctctctctctctctctctctctctctctctcaactccatCCTGcaactttattctttatttcagcacacacacacacacacacacacacacacacacacacacacacacacacacacacacacacacacacacacacggtaatgcTTTTTCCTTTGCGCACTTACAAAAATCAAACATTTCgaggtctttttctttttctttttttacctaaaCGAGCTCGTATCCACCTGCAGAAGACGGTGTTTGATCTGCCACTTTCCTGcaccatcatcacacacacacacacacacacacacacacacacaccagagtgAATAATGGCAGCCGCTTCATCATTATCAGCACCCAACCACTTCCattggcggcacacacacacacatgcacacacgttCGCCCCGCTACTAATGACACGCCGTTACCCGCCGCCAATAAACGAAAGCATTGACGCATTGCTCCCACTTGCTAATTACCGGCTGCATAAAAGGGAACGAGACCAATCAGCGCTGTGGTAATGCTTCTGCGGTAATTGAGAGGAACAGTGGCTCCGCTCATGACCGAAACACCGACCGAACCTCCGAACCACCACCGCGCCGGGCGAATCACTGCCTCTAATAAGTTGCCACACACCGCCACACAGCctcggaaggagagaaaaggaaacgaagagtaGGACAAGTAGCAAATGGAAGAATAGAGGTAAGAATAGAGATGACAAAAGTATAGTGATAATAGAGAAAACAAGGGGATAAAGCTGGATAACAGGGAAACAAGAGCATAATATAGGAAAAGAAGGCgtatagaataagaaaaaaggaacgcGTGTGAGAAAATGGGAACGTCAAAAAACAAAAACCGGAAAAACAAAATTAATAGGAATCGTCTAGACTTCAATAATAACTAACAACCAGGTGGTGGAATCTGACTAACCAGGACTCCCCGTGACCAATGATTACGCAGCTGAAGGTGAAATTTGACCCTTTGTGGCCTAGGGAAGGTTTATGAGGGCGGAGGTGAGGTGGGGTCAGCCGGTTATCGCGGGGGTGAGGGAGATCATGTTAAGCGGGCAGTTTCAAGCGTGTGGGCGGCGCGCGGAGCAACTCAACCCAGCGAGAAGCAAGATTGTATGACGCTACTGtggcgggagagggagggagagagcgggagggggaaggaggaaggagggaggaaaaagggaaggagagggagggagagggagaggttgggaaaggcagggggtgagagggagagaggggaaggagggagggagtggaagggagagggagggggacgggcaaaagaagggaggggaagaggcagagggagggaggaggagaggcaatggaagggagggagagaggaagcaggagagggagaggccggagagagtgggaaagggagaaagagtggggaagaggcggagggagagaaggagagagggggagaaggagggagggtgagaagaggcagaggtagaaggagagaTCGTGGAGGGGGCGGTAGAagcagaggcagaggagaggcgggagagagagagaggggcagcatGCATAGAGTCAAGGTGGGAGGCGTTTCTCATCAAGGCGTGCAAGGTGTGGCGAGGACCTCAGGCAGCCGAGCGAACACTTGTTATGTCGAGGAAATGAAGCTCGTAAAGGCAGCGATTAGAACATCCCTTTGTATCTTATGTGTTTCTCggccgtgttgttgttgttccttcgtGCGGGCCCGTCTGTCTGGTTATTAAAAGCGCCCCACCCACCACCTACAGCAGCAGAAGCCTTCCCTCGCGCCGACCCTGATTTCGGGGTTCGTAAATTCCTTTCATGAGACTTATTTTCCCACCATTGAGGCCCATCCATCTTTGCCGACGCCGCCATAATACACCCGAAGCGGaacctctcccacctcctccctctcctcctcctcctcctcctctcctcctgcggCGTGGTTTACATATACAttgctcttcctccaccaccaccactacccagccTCAACCACACCCAAAGAACCACCAACATTGCTCCTGCCCTCAagcccacacactccctccctccctccttctctccctcctgacgATGCATATTACTCCTTTGCTTGATATTCCTGAGACGTGAATGAGTAGTGGCATATGAGACTGATGATAAGACTGAATACTTGACTTTCCAACACGTAGACATGTAGAGAATATACCACGTGAATGGATTTTGATATATAGACGTTTATTTCTTGCTATTTGTCGGTAATTGACGCGTATGAGACAAAATAAATCCTGCAATACACACTAGAGAAAAGAACAGAACTATACATTTCCACGCCTTGACATATATAGACAAGATACCACTCGAATGAAACTTGATATATAATGGTTCCTTTTTAATATCTTTCAGTAAATCTACGTGCGAGATCAAACAAATCCTACAATAAACATAAGAGAAAACAGCGTCACTAAACCAGGCGggcaaaagggagagagagagagggagactagactAAAACCGTAAAAGGGAAATGTTTAACAAGAGGCGTTTGCACCCCACCCTTTGCATCGGgggcgtctgtgtgtctgtcggtgcgtctgtctgtctgtctgtggccgACTTTGAAGTTATTGCGGCGAGGGGAAGGGCGAGGGGCGAAGGGCGAGGGTTGGGTGGTTGCCTTTCCTTCGCGTTTCGAGCAACTAGGGTTTTAACGAGACCTGTTTCCGCCGCCATTCGGGCTGCTTCGGCCTAGCTATACGTGTGATAATTCGGCTCGTTTTGCCTTTGAACGTtaacattaatctctctctctctctctctctctctctctctctctctctctctctctctctctctctctctctctctctctcttggttgttCGTACATCACCACAACAAGCacgaagcctcctcctcctcctcctccctccagtctCACTCCGCCATGATATATTAGTCTCCATATTTACATTTCCTTCCATAAATCTAAAACCAGACTGCCCGGGAACACGcagtcactacacacacacacacacacactacaagagGGGGACACGATATAAGCCACCacgtccccttcccctcctcttctctctcctcccccacctccgtcccattctctcccctcctcctcctcctcctccctcttccccaacCCCCCTTCAGATACTACACACAAGATGACTGATGTATATTTTCGTCCGGCACTTGGAGGCGTGACAGCTTCATGACAGTAACGATAAACAGCGCCAAGAAATCCCAACAGCCTCTAAAAATAAACTTACGCATCGCCTCGCTTCGTTGTCTTGATGAGTTTGCTTGCATGACTAATTTGAATGGGAtactttttcctttattattacaGGAAAGGCAAGGAGAATTTGAGGTTACCAGAAGAGTTTTGTAATATAGAAGTAAAGAATTCAGTTAAGGTTACCAGGTCAGAGTTTTGTAGTAATGTAAGAGTAAATGATTGAATGAAGGATATCGAATTGGAGTTTTGTAATATTATGAGTAGAGAATTTTAATGAGTTTGCTTGTGTGACTAATTTGAAtggtatactttttttatttattattacaggaaagggaaggagaattagAGGTTACCAGACGACTTTTGTCATATAGAAGTAAAGAATTCAAAAAGGTTACCAGATTAAAGTTTTGTAATATGagtaaataattaaaagaagtagAGAATCAAGGTTACCAGTTTAGAGTTTCgtaataaaagagtaaagaattAAATGAGGTAGAGAATTAAGGTTACCAAATGAGAGTTCCTCGTAAAATAAAAGCAAAGAACTTGTAATAACAATGACGATTTTTTGTAAAGGATATCAGCGAAACATCTCATCAAATCACCAACGCGAAAGAATACGTTAAAAAAAAGACTCAATCCAATTACCGAAATGACGGAAGGCATtgaacgtatttacttcattcagtGCGAAACGTATTCACTCGGATTTATCATTAATTAAGCACTTAACGGATTAGCTCGCATTAGTCCAGGTGAAACATCCGCATTTTAAAGTCATTCTTCCACCCCCGCCACGTGCCACTACTCGGAGATCGGGTTGGGCATCATCATGGTAAATATATATGTTTAAACGAGGCATCTCAAAAAACATATACAACTACACAAATATTTCTGGACATCATCACGGTAGATATATATACATGTTTAAAGAGTTATATCAAGAAACGTTTTAACAtacgacacacaaaaaaaatcctgATAGCACGATAGCTGTACATGATTAAAGGAGGTATTCAAGAAACATACTGGGCATACTACATATTTCCAGACATCATGGCAGCTGTACATATTAAAAGGAGTTATTACAAGACATCATGGCAGACACAAAATTCCTATACTTTAATATATAGTTCAGGTGCATCTAGGTCCCCTtacttaaacaaaaaaaaaaacatctaaaaTCATACTTATAATGATACAATGTGTTTTATTACTTAAATGTAAAATAAGCACTGTCGTTAAGGACGCGAGATGCACCTGCTCGCTTGCTAATTACCCCGACCACTAGCACCCGGCAAAGGACTTATATTAATTATCTTCCCATTAAACACTCcagaaaccaccaccactcatcatcccacccaccccttccccctcacttcaccacaaccaccactcctcAACCCACTCCgctccttcctcaccaccaccaccaacaccactacaagTCACCCTTCACCATACCCAACAATACccactcccccaccaccaccacaagccttAACTATACTTACAGGAGCTGCGCAGGCCGGGTAGTCGGGGGCCGCGGCTTAGCTTCGGTCAGCAGCCAGCAGCCTCGTGGTTCGCGTCACACCGCCGAATTCACACTCCGCGGACACTCACTAAACACAACGCTGCGAACGGTCACCAACACTAACATTAACTAAACATCTACAAAATCAACCCCATATTATACACAGACTCCATAAGATCATAACAACAGAAGGAAATCACAggttatttctccctcctcccctccccaaacAGCCACCATATTGATAATTACAGGTTAAGTATCACATTTCACCTGCTCCCCGTGCGAATTTGGCCCTAATTAACCTCTGACTAAACAAACAGGTAATCAGGAGACACTGCAGATTACTGATAACTAACTATATTCACAAGTTAACAATCAGGTAAAGCACAAAAAGTATACACGATTAAGATGACAACACTCACCTCTCGCCGCCTCCGGACCTGCCGGCTTCTAAGGGACGCCGCCGAGGTGCCCCGGGGCTTCCGACGCCTAGACACCGCCCCATTGACCAATCACAGCTTATTTAACGCTGACCAATGAGTGGCGAGGACATGTCACGAGTAGGAGGCCCGGAAAGGTTCATGTAGCTTCTAACTGAACGAGTCGAGTAAATTAACAGCGAGTCTGCTATATTTGCCATCATTTAAGGAGCTTTACTATGTATGGTCTTACATAAACAGTTGGCCTGACTTGACGCGACCCTTCTAGAGTGAGTAGTTAATAGAAAAGTCACCTAAATTAATCTGCAATAGCAAGTGGAACCACGACTCGCTCAGACTCGAAAGCCGCGACTCATTTCGAATCAACGCAAAAGAATAGACGGAGAGAGTTATGTAAGAGCTATAGTGCCATAAATGGTAAATTGAAGTGATATGAATACTATAATGAACCCGAAAACCTGAATTAAAGCATCTTAAAACAAATGGATCGTACAAATAAAGCGCTTTCATTTCGTCCCCAGCAGCCGTAAGTGGCAatacatccccatcaccacctgtGCAGATGCGACTCTTGCCACCTCCTCCCAGCGACTAATTAAACACAACAAAACTCCTTAACCGGAAAGTTCAGGGAGGATAATGGTGCCCCGACAAGCCGCCCCACCCCCGCGCGTCCCTTCAGGTGGCGGGGCAGAGCAGGACGCCTTGATCTGACCGAAGGAGACGAACACGAAGGGCGTCGCCGAGTACTTGTCGGTCCTGCCCCTCGCTAGAATACgtcacccctccccccactctccctccttccactaccctcccccttactcctcccctatccacctccctcctcgcactgcccctcccccttcccccgctctcctcctacccccttccccttccaccttcctccaaCGCACTTCCCATACTCCACCCCCTCTctgcccttacctccccttccacccccttcccgCTCTGTCTCTGtaccccgcccctcctcctccattgttacATCATTTTACACTCCCTTTTATATCCGCTTCCTTTTTAGATCATCCTCCCTTGTTGAAGCAGAGATGTTGAAGCTGAAGGCATGGACAGGTTAATTGAATGTAGGCGTTGGTCAGGTGGAAAGTCACAGGTttagttagagaaaaaaaaaaaggctccaATCATCTTCACTGAGCATGCGCAAGAAGCCAAGCCGGATACACAAATATACGAACATACACGtgtctatccctctccctctctctctctacacacacacacacacacacacacacacacacacactttgggcgATAAATATTCGGTAAATTTCCCATAAAAAAATCGACTAATGAATTCCTGCATATTAATAAACGCGACACGAAAAAGTACTAATGAATCGCAAGCAAATATTACGGAATAAAATGTTCGATGACTTATTTTAATTAACTCGTAAACGAAATAAAAACGCGATATTTATGGAGCAAGACGCGagttatgatgagagagagagagagagagagagagagagagagagagagagagagagagagagagagagagagagatgctgtatgTGTGAGAGTATGAGAACAGCCACACTATCACCAtcaactccatcatcaccatcaccaccaccatcaccatctgtcAACTCCCAAAGCATTGCAATCACTCTTAGGCTAACGTGATTCATTCTGCGTTcatttttccacacacacacacacacacacacacacacacacacacacacacacacacacacacacacctccctacTCACTCACACGCCcttaaatcataaaaaaaaatactacctcAAATATTCAGAATAGTTAAACCCTCAATACTGCATCACTTACACaaatctttcccttcccacctcttATCAcattatctccccctcctcctcctcctcctaatcctcctcctcctccgcacctgTCTACACCTGTGCGGGGAATAGGATGCTAATTGGAGGAGGGTTCTCTGGGTTGTTCGGCATCCAAACATCTCGTCGCGCGGGTGAATATGCATCAGCACGAGCCCTGCCTGATGAAGTGCCgtctcgtgtgtgcgtgtgtgtgtgtgtgtgtctcccggGCCCGTCCACGCGAGATGCACCTTATCCTGCCTCAACGTCTCTGTAATCCccaatccgtctctctctctgtgcttccCTACACCTTCACCACCTTGCTTTCTTTTTCAATCTACCCTTttccactcctctgtactctaatcaggaacagtaagtagcgggctttttcatt
This region includes:
- the LOC127008871 gene encoding serine-rich adhesin for platelets-like isoform X36; this translates as MGNKASHEKANVVVSLREDLCRLDTLRVSYRGGGCLRRRRQIASFTFPSTGWWSAEGIAACEAEGGLSVPLAALKKKDGSKTVQLRCSSGRRTLLKAAMTLGKFIDSLEFLHFSLHCDSRDSRVAYTSMRCNGHRCVEAARRTEANGVKDVSAPTKATTTPPDDAREITKASVIPAGDARPITKDSATEEGDARPITKDSATEEGDARPITKDSATQEGDARPITKDSATQEGDARPITKDSVTEAGDDSHITKASTTEAGGDSHITKASTTEAGDDSSITKASTTEAGDDSHITKASTTEAGDDSHITKASTTEAGNDSHITKASTTEAGDDSHITKASTTEAGDESAPTSASGNKVNGVKEASVVMTQASNCEVNDVRETSGTAQDYTNQSLRRRKVKKPKRSARRRDTVIPRRHAAPCTWTDAFVDVTAICAVVVSGVLAYYTCC
- the LOC127008871 gene encoding uncharacterized protein LOC127008871 isoform X6, with product MGNKASHEKANVVVSLREDLCRLDTLRVSYRGGGCLRRRRQIASFTFPSTGWWSAEGIAACEAEGGLSVPLAALKKKDGSKTVQLRCSSGRRTLLKAAMTLGKFIDSLEFLHFSLHCDSRDSRVAYTSMRCNGHRCVEAARRTEANGVKDVSAPTKATTTPPDDAREITKASVIPAGDARPITKDSATEEGDARPITKDSATQEGDARPITKDSATQEGDARPITKDSATEEGDARPITKDSATEEGDARPITKDSATQEGDARPITKDSVTEAGDDSHITMASTTEVGGDSHITKASTTEAGDDSHITKASTTEAGGDSHITKASTTEAGDDSSITKASTTEAGDDSHITKASTTEAGDDSHITKASTTEAGNDSHITKASTTEAGDDSHITKASTTEAGDESAPTSASGNKVNGVKEASVVMTQASNCEVNDVRETSGTAQDYTNQSLRRRKVKKPKRSARRRDTVIPRRHAAPCTWTDAFVDVTAICAVVVSGVLAYYTCC
- the LOC127008871 gene encoding uncharacterized protein LOC127008871 isoform X40, with translation MGNKASHEKANVVVSLREDLCRLDTLRVSYRGGGCLRRRRQIASFTFPSTGWWSAEGIAACEAEGGLSVPLAALKKKDGSKTVQLRCSSGRRTLLKAAMTLGKFIDSLEFLHFSLHCDSRDSRVAYTSMRCNGHRCVEAARRTEANGVKDVSAPTKATTTPPDDAREITKASVIPAGDARPITKDSATEEGDARPITKDSATEEGDARPITKDSATQEGDARPITKDSATQEGDARPITKDSATEEGDARPITKDSATEEGDARPITKDSATQEGDARPITKDSVTEAGDDSHITMASTTEAGGDSHITKASTTEAGDDSHITKASTTEAGDESAPTSASGNKVNGVKEASVVMTQASNCEVNDVRETSGTAQDYTNQSLRRRKVKKPKRSARRRDTVIPRRHAAPCTWTDAFVDVTAICAVVVSGVLAYYTCC
- the LOC127008871 gene encoding uncharacterized protein LOC127008871 isoform X13 yields the protein MGNKASHEKANVVVSLREDLCRLDTLRVSYRGGGCLRRRRQIASFTFPSTGWWSAEGIAACEAEGGLSVPLAALKKKDGSKTVQLRCSSGRRTLLKAAMTLGKFIDSLEFLHFSLHCDSRDSRVAYTSMRCNGHRCVEAARRTEANGVKDVSAPTKATTTPPDDAREITKASVIPAGDARPITKDSATEEGDARPITKDSATEEGDARPITKDSATQEGDARPITKDSATQEGDARPITKDSATEEGDARPITKDSATEEGDARPITKDSATQEGDARPITKDSVTEAGDDSHITMASTTEAGDDSHITKASTTEAGDDSSITKASTTEAGDDSHITKASTTEAGDDSHITKASTTEAGNDSHITKASTTEAGDDSHITKASTTEAGDESAPTSASGNKVNGVKEASVVMTQASNCEVNDVRETSGTAQDYTNQSLRRRKVKKPKRSARRRDTVIPRRHAAPCTWTDAFVDVTAICAVVVSGVLAYYTCC
- the LOC127008871 gene encoding uncharacterized protein LOC127008871 isoform X29, producing the protein MGNKASHEKANVVVSLREDLCRLDTLRVSYRGGGCLRRRRQIASFTFPSTGWWSAEGIAACEAEGGLSVPLAALKKKDGSKTVQLRCSSGRRTLLKAAMTLGKFIDSLEFLHFSLHCDSRDSRVAYTSMRCNGHRCVEAARRTEANGVKDVSAPTKATTTPPDDAREITKASVIPAGDARPITKDSATEEGDARPITKDSATEEGDARPITKDSATQEGDARPITKDSATQEGDARPITKDSATEEGDARPITKDSATEEGDARPITKDSATQEGDARPITKDSVTEAGDDSHITMASTTEVGGDSHITKASTTEAGDDSHITKASTTEAGGDSHITKASTTEAGDDSHITKASTTEAGDESAPTSASGNKVNGVKEASVVMTQASNCEVNDVRETSGTAQDYTNQSLRRRKVKKPKRSARRRDTVIPRRHAAPCTWTDAFVDVTAICAVVVSGVLAYYTCC
- the LOC127008871 gene encoding serine-rich adhesin for platelets-like isoform X27, which produces MGNKASHEKANVVVSLREDLCRLDTLRVSYRGGGCLRRRRQIASFTFPSTGWWSAEGIAACEAEGGLSVPLAALKKKDGSKTVQLRCSSGRRTLLKAAMTLGKFIDSLEFLHFSLHCDSRDSRVAYTSMRCNGHRCVEAARRTEANGVKDVSAPTKATTTPPDDAREITKASVIPAGDARPITKDSATEEGDARPITKDSATEEGDARPITKDSATQEGDARPITKDSATQEGDARPITKDSVTEAGGDSHITKASTTEAGDDSHITKASTTEAGGDSHITKASTTEAGDDSSITKASTTEAGDDSHITKASTTEAGDDSHITKASTTEAGNDSHITKASTTEAGDDSHITKASTTEAGDESAPTSASGNKVNGVKEASVVMTQASNCEVNDVRETSGTAQDYTNQSLRRRKVKKPKRSARRRDTVIPRRHAAPCTWTDAFVDVTAICAVVVSGVLAYYTCC
- the LOC127008871 gene encoding uncharacterized protein LOC127008871 isoform X35 codes for the protein MGNKASHEKANVVVSLREDLCRLDTLRVSYRGGGCLRRRRQIASFTFPSTGWWSAEGIAACEAEGGLSVPLAALKKKDGSKTVQLRCSSGRRTLLKAAMTLGKFIDSLEFLHFSLHCDSRDSRVAYTSMRCNGHRCVEAARRTEANGVKDVSAPTKATTTPPDDAREITKASVIPAGDARPITKDSATEEGDARPITKDSATEEGDARPITKDSATQEGDARPITKDSATQEGDARPITKDSATEEGDARPITKDSATEEGDARPITKDSATQEGDARPITKDSVTEAGDDSHITMASTTEAGDDSHITKASTTEAGGDSHITKASTTEAGDDSHITKASTTEAGDESAPTSASGNKVNGVKEASVVMTQASNCEVNDVRETSGTAQDYTNQSLRRRKVKKPKRSARRRDTVIPRRHAAPCTWTDAFVDVTAICAVVVSGVLAYYTCC
- the LOC127008871 gene encoding uncharacterized protein LOC127008871 isoform X9 — its product is MGNKASHEKANVVVSLREDLCRLDTLRVSYRGGGCLRRRRQIASFTFPSTGWWSAEGIAACEAEGGLSVPLAALKKKDGSKTVQLRCSSGRRTLLKAAMTLGKFIDSLEFLHFSLHCDSRDSRVAYTSMRCNGHRCVEAARRTEANGVKDVSAPTKATTTPPDDAREITKASVIPAGDARPITKDSATEEGDARPITKDSATEEGDARPITKDSATQEGDARPITKDSATQEGDARPITKDSATEEGDARPITKDSATEEGDARPITKDSATQEGDARPITKDSVTEAGDDSHITMASTTEVGGDSHITKASTTEAGDDSHITKASTTEAGGDSHITKASTTEAGDDSSITKASTTEAGDDSHITKASTTEAGDDSHITKASTTEAGDDSHITKASTTEAGDESAPTSASGNKVNGVKEASVVMTQASNCEVNDVRETSGTAQDYTNQSLRRRKVKKPKRSARRRDTVIPRRHAAPCTWTDAFVDVTAICAVVVSGVLAYYTCC